In a single window of the Cucumis melo cultivar AY chromosome 11, USDA_Cmelo_AY_1.0, whole genome shotgun sequence genome:
- the LOC103497761 gene encoding polygalacturonase At1g48100, producing MEFNGVLILMIWVIAILFVENSSNVDGRYHFHKGKKDEDSPVSSPPEKAVPSTPAQSVPSVPSDPYPNDPGTGNSTSDCVFDVTDFGAVGDGCTDDTAAFKAAWKAACAVESATLLVPSNLCFKITSTIFSGPCKPGLVFKVDGTLTPPDGPESWPKADSPRQWLVFYRLDQMTLTGSGTIEGNGQKWWELPCKPHRGPNGSTLPGPCDSPALIRFFMSSNLAVNSLRIQNSPMFHMKFDGCEGVLIERLSISSPKLSPNTDGIHIENTKGVGIYNSMISNGDDCISIGPGCANVAIEGVTCGPSHGISIGSLGVHNSQACVSNITVRNAVIRDSDNGLRIKTWQGGSGSVSDILFENIQMENVRNCIIVDQYYCLSKDCLNQTSAVFVNQVLYKNIKGTYDVRNTPIHFACSDSVACTNITMSEVELLPHEGELVEDPFCWNAFGVQETLTIPPIDCLQEGEPQNVAETSEYSC from the exons ATGGAATTCAATGGGGTTCTCATTTTAATGATTTGGGTTATAGCCATTTTGTTTGTGGAGAATTCAAGTAATGTAGATGGAAGATACCATTTTCATAAGGGTAAAAAAGATGAAGATTCCCCTGTTTCTTCACCACCAGAGAAGGCAGTTCCTTCAACTCCAGCTCAGTCAGTTCCTTCAGTTCCATCTGATCCTTATCCTAATGATCCTGGAACTGGAAATTCTACTTCTGATTGTGTTTTTGATGTTACTGATTTTGGAGCTGTTGGTGATGGCTGTACTGATGATACTGCTGCCTTTAAGGCTGCATGGAAAGCAGCTTGTGCTGTTGAATCTGCTACTCTTTTAGTTCCTTCTAATCTTTGCTTTAAAATCACTTCAACCATCTTCTCAGGTCCTTGCAAACCTGGACTTGTGTTTAAG GTGGATGGGACTTTGACGCCACCGGATGGACCAGAGTCGTGGCCAAAAGCGGATAGTCCAAGGCAATGGCTTGTGTTTTACAGGCTGGATCAAATGACATTGACCGGAAGTGGAACCATTGAAGGGAATGGGCAGAAATGGTGGGAATTGCCATGCAAACCACATAGG GGTCCAAATGGGTCAACTCTCCCAGGACCATGTGACAGCCCTGCA CTGATAAGATTCTTCATGAGCAGTAATTTGGCAGTGAATAGTTTGAGAATCCAAAACAGCCCAATGTTCCATATGAAATTTGATGGGTGTGAGGGAGTTCTGATAGAAAGGCTGTCGATTTCTTCCCCAAAGCTCAGTCCCAATACTGATGGAATCCACATAGAGAATACCAAAGGGGTTGGAATATACAACTCCATGATATCCAATG GTGATGACTGCATTTCAATTGGACCTGGTTGTGCCAATGTGGCCATTGAAGGAGTGACTTGTGGGCCTAGTCACGGAATTAG CATTGGGAGCTTAGGAGTCCACAATTCTCAAGCATGTGTTTCCAACATAACAGTAAGAAATGCAGTGATTAGAGATTCAGACAATGGATTGAGGATAAAAACATGGCAAGGAGGGTCGGGATCAGTGAGCGACATCTTGTTCGAGAACATACAGATGGAGAATGTTAGAAACTGCATCATAGTTGACCAATACTACTGCTTATCAAAGGATTGTCTAAACCAAACATCAGCTGTGTTTGTAAATCAGGTATTGTACAAGAACATCAAAGGAACTTACGACGTAAGGAACACTCCAATTCACTTCGCTTGCAGCGACTCAGTGGCTTGCACAAATATTACAATGTCTGAAGTAGAGCTGCTGCCACATGAAGGAGAGTTGGTGGAAGATCCTTTCTGTTGGAATGCATTTGGGGTTCAAGAGACATTGACCATTCCTCCTATTGATTGCTTGCAAGAGGGAGAACCTCAGAATGTTGCTGAGACTTCAGAATATAGCTGCTGA